One window of the Archaeoglobus sulfaticallidus PM70-1 genome contains the following:
- the hxlB gene encoding 6-phospho-3-hexuloisomerase, whose product MVVLTGEMILEFLETLENHIRELRTSIDMESVGKLIESIVSSRSIFIMGAGRSGFVAKSFAMRLMHLGYNVYVVGETTTPKIKKDDLLITISGSGETSSVVNITMKAKSMVGSKIAVITSSPNSSLAKMSDVVVVIKGKVKTEKDDRISKLAPLGTMFELTSMIFLDALVAELLNIKGLTEDNLKEKHAILE is encoded by the coding sequence GTGGTAGTTCTGACAGGTGAGATGATACTCGAATTCCTCGAAACCCTTGAGAATCACATAAGGGAACTGAGAACATCCATAGACATGGAGAGCGTTGGTAAACTTATCGAGTCTATAGTGAGTTCAAGGAGCATATTCATCATGGGTGCTGGCAGAAGCGGTTTTGTCGCTAAATCCTTTGCTATGCGACTCATGCACCTCGGCTACAATGTTTATGTGGTTGGAGAAACAACCACACCAAAAATAAAGAAAGATGATCTGCTCATAACGATTTCAGGTTCTGGCGAGACAAGCTCTGTTGTGAACATCACCATGAAAGCCAAATCCATGGTGGGTTCAAAGATAGCTGTGATAACCAGCTCACCGAACTCGAGTCTGGCTAAGATGAGCGACGTTGTCGTGGTGATCAAGGGGAAGGTTAAGACAGAAAAGGATGACAGAATATCCAAGCTTGCTCCTCTCGGAACGATGTTCGAGCTGACATCAATGATATTCCTCGATGCACTTGTAGCAGAGCTTTTAAACATTAAAGGTCTGACTGAAGATAACTTAAAAGAAAAGCATGCGATACTGGAGTGA
- a CDS encoding arginase family protein gives MEFVVVYSPEMKESNLAVCRRLYGFEKALKELGIEYKEPEILEFDEELLYQIHSREMIDKSKKFFAFKATFKSAWCVYTAVKLLDEYDLAIVATAGTGHNAMRDRFRGYSFINDVNLAISIMKDSMPRIAVIDTDIHHGDGVFEYAAYNDNISIFCFCNREESHESKICRHVSKLEDEIDSVFEDAGSHDALIWYLGQDAFEELHEQSFDEKCLERIARKIRELGTKTRIKTLIILSGGVDSEVTERISKKIFSVLI, from the coding sequence ATGGAATTCGTTGTTGTGTATTCTCCAGAGATGAAGGAGTCAAATCTTGCAGTTTGTAGAAGGCTTTATGGGTTTGAGAAAGCCTTAAAAGAGCTCGGGATAGAGTATAAAGAGCCAGAAATTTTAGAGTTCGATGAGGAGTTGCTGTATCAGATACACTCAAGGGAAATGATAGATAAGTCGAAAAAATTTTTCGCATTCAAAGCTACCTTCAAATCCGCATGGTGTGTTTATACTGCCGTTAAGCTTCTCGATGAGTATGATCTGGCGATAGTCGCCACTGCTGGGACAGGGCATAATGCCATGAGAGATAGGTTCAGAGGATACTCGTTTATCAACGATGTCAATCTTGCTATAAGCATTATGAAAGATTCCATGCCCAGAATAGCCGTAATAGATACGGACATCCACCATGGAGATGGTGTTTTTGAATATGCTGCATACAACGACAACATCTCAATTTTTTGTTTCTGCAATAGAGAAGAATCACATGAATCGAAAATTTGCAGACATGTCAGCAAATTGGAAGATGAAATCGACTCAGTTTTTGAGGATGCTGGATCGCATGATGCTCTTATCTGGTATCTCGGACAGGATGCTTTTGAGGAACTTCACGAACAGAGCTTCGATGAAAAATGTTTGGAGAGGATAGCCAGAAAGATCAGAGAGCTTGGAACCAAAACCAGAATTAAAACCCTGATAATTCTGTCAGGAGGAGTTGATTCGGAGGTTACAGAGAGAATATCGAAAAAAATTTTTTCGGTTCTCATCTGA
- a CDS encoding ASKHA domain-containing protein, whose translation MDVTENANVTVTFLPSGKRVTVRKGSTILESAQEAGEGIRSICGGKGSCGKCRVVLNKGEVEKNLEAHEKFLKLLGKQILACQSRLLTDAEVFIPVESRLEKQQILSEFVVGEREFNPAIRKEFYEGSFLPEVVSKKGYRLNFSPEIEEGDFTIVLRGNEIIAVEEGDTRDENFGLAVDVGTTTVVGALINLGDGSIVDVRSDYNGQIIYGEEVLSRVEFVRSRKDGLEKINRAIIDTINRLIGEIMGNLSSKRIYDIVIAGNTLMTHFFFKKDIEYLFTTSNPKIERKAFVDYAKNLGINSNPNAMVFGFPSVGKYVGGDIVADILASTILESGDISLLVDLGTNGEIVLGSEGWLISTSVASGPAFEGYEIEHGSRAVEGAIDHVRIKGGNLEYTVIGNTKPASICGSGLIDLLAELFKNGIVDFTGSLQDNERVKDGKFIVAYAEETSTGKDIFLTQNDIDTLIKSKAAVCAGIAVLLKKAGLSVDDITKFYIAGAFGYYINIENSTIIGLFPEFPNAEVVQIGNGSLAGAYMAMTSERKRKIVERIARVFTYFDLSTDPNFMEEYNSALSLPGNPELFPTIYKKYV comes from the coding sequence ATGGATGTTACAGAAAATGCCAATGTTACTGTCACATTTCTCCCCTCTGGAAAGAGGGTTACTGTGAGGAAAGGTTCTACGATACTCGAATCCGCACAGGAAGCTGGTGAGGGTATAAGGAGCATTTGCGGTGGGAAGGGGAGTTGTGGGAAGTGCAGGGTTGTGCTTAATAAAGGAGAGGTTGAGAAGAATCTGGAGGCTCATGAGAAGTTTTTAAAGCTTCTTGGTAAGCAAATCCTTGCCTGTCAGTCAAGGCTCCTGACTGATGCCGAGGTCTTCATCCCGGTGGAGTCGAGGCTCGAGAAACAGCAAATTCTGTCGGAATTTGTGGTTGGTGAGAGGGAATTCAATCCTGCAATCAGAAAGGAGTTTTATGAGGGCTCCTTCCTTCCAGAAGTTGTGTCCAAAAAGGGTTACAGGCTTAATTTCAGCCCTGAAATTGAAGAAGGAGATTTTACGATCGTTTTGAGAGGCAACGAAATAATTGCGGTTGAGGAAGGGGATACAAGGGATGAAAACTTCGGGCTTGCGGTTGATGTTGGCACGACTACTGTAGTTGGTGCTTTAATCAACCTGGGCGATGGTAGCATAGTGGATGTCAGATCGGACTACAACGGGCAGATAATTTACGGAGAGGAGGTGCTTTCAAGGGTAGAGTTCGTCAGGAGCAGGAAGGATGGGCTTGAGAAGATTAACAGGGCGATAATCGATACGATAAACAGGCTGATCGGTGAAATAATGGGAAATCTAAGCAGTAAGAGGATTTATGATATAGTGATCGCCGGAAACACCCTGATGACACACTTCTTTTTCAAAAAGGACATTGAATATCTATTTACAACATCTAACCCTAAAATCGAGAGGAAGGCTTTTGTTGATTATGCGAAGAATCTAGGGATCAATTCAAATCCGAACGCAATGGTATTCGGTTTTCCGTCTGTGGGGAAGTATGTTGGAGGAGATATAGTTGCTGACATTCTGGCATCAACGATACTCGAGTCTGGAGATATATCCCTGCTGGTGGATCTCGGAACAAACGGTGAGATAGTGCTTGGGAGCGAAGGATGGCTGATCTCAACCTCTGTGGCATCTGGCCCGGCATTTGAAGGCTACGAGATCGAGCATGGGAGCAGGGCTGTTGAAGGTGCGATAGATCATGTCAGGATCAAGGGTGGGAATCTAGAATATACCGTAATAGGAAACACGAAGCCGGCAAGCATTTGCGGTAGCGGGCTGATAGATTTGCTTGCTGAACTTTTCAAGAACGGAATAGTTGATTTTACTGGTAGTTTGCAGGATAATGAGAGGGTGAAGGATGGAAAGTTCATCGTTGCCTATGCTGAGGAGACCTCGACTGGTAAGGATATATTTCTGACCCAGAATGATATTGATACCCTTATCAAATCGAAAGCTGCGGTTTGTGCAGGAATAGCTGTTTTGCTCAAAAAAGCCGGGCTGAGTGTGGATGACATAACGAAATTCTACATAGCAGGGGCTTTTGGGTATTATATCAACATTGAAAATTCCACAATAATAGGCTTATTCCCGGAATTCCCGAACGCGGAGGTTGTGCAGATAGGAAACGGATCGCTTGCTGGAGCATACATGGCGATGACATCTGAGAGAAAGCGAAAAATTGTTGAGAGGATTGCCAGGGTTTTCACGTACTTCGATCTAAGCACAGATCCCAACTTCATGGAGGAGTACAATTCAGCCCTATCTCTCCCCGGAAATCCCGAGCTTTTTCCAACCATCTATAAGAAGTATGTGTGA
- the pyrF gene encoding orotidine-5'-phosphate decarboxylase: MVGLILALDVMDRNRAIWLAREVSEYVDYLKVNYPLVLSAGIEIIRELSEIKPVIADFKIADIPYTSSLIARKAFENSAFAVICHGMAGSDTLKAVLDVSDEFGGEVYVVTELSSESEFLRKFSDEIAMLARDIGCHGIIAPATRAERVAQLRKIVGSMKILSPGVGAQGGSVEETIKAGADYIIVGRSIYTSDEPKAVARDIYERIKGLEV, from the coding sequence ATGGTGGGTTTGATACTGGCGCTGGATGTTATGGACAGAAATAGGGCGATCTGGTTAGCCAGAGAGGTTTCAGAGTATGTGGATTACCTGAAGGTTAATTACCCACTCGTCCTCTCTGCTGGAATAGAGATAATCCGGGAGCTGAGCGAAATCAAGCCGGTAATCGCTGATTTTAAGATTGCTGACATACCCTATACCAGTTCACTGATTGCGAGAAAAGCCTTTGAGAACTCAGCATTTGCGGTTATATGTCATGGGATGGCTGGTAGTGATACACTGAAAGCTGTGCTTGATGTATCCGATGAGTTTGGTGGTGAAGTTTATGTTGTTACAGAGCTTTCAAGCGAGAGCGAATTCTTGAGAAAATTCTCAGACGAAATAGCGATGCTTGCAAGGGACATAGGCTGTCATGGCATAATAGCTCCTGCAACGAGAGCCGAGAGGGTAGCACAGCTGAGAAAGATAGTAGGGAGTATGAAAATTCTATCGCCAGGAGTTGGAGCACAGGGTGGAAGTGTTGAGGAAACGATTAAGGCTGGAGCGGATTACATCATAGTCGGGAGAAGTATTTATACCTCTGATGAGCCTAAAGCGGTAGCAAGGGATATCTATGAGAGAATTAAAGGTCTGGAGGTGTGA